A window of the Lactuca sativa cultivar Salinas chromosome 5, Lsat_Salinas_v11, whole genome shotgun sequence genome harbors these coding sequences:
- the LOC111896224 gene encoding E3 ubiquitin-protein ligase RGLG2, whose translation MGGKSSKRSVSGRYASYGSTSNSWAYPQPSYPQPPVSQPYASPSPYQSYPNQAPAVKKKLERKYSRIDDNYNNLEQVTDALARAGLESSNLIVGVDFTKSNEWTGARSFHRRCLHHIGNEMNPYEEAISIIGRTLASFDEDNLIPCFGFGDASTHDQEVFSFLPDDKFCDGFEEVLRRYRELVPQLRLAGPTSFAPIIEMAITIVEQSGGQYHVLLIIADGQVTRSVDTERGQLSQQERKTVEAIVKASEYPLSIILVGVGDGPWDMMREFDDNIPARSFDNFQFVNFTEIMSKNIDRSRKEAEFALAALMEIPAQYKATLELNILGGRRGKAIDRIALPPPCYGSVSSRASSKPSGPTTFQPSSHSFQAKSTPVNKSYAGGSSSDNQLCPICISNPKDMAFGCGHQTCCECGKDLLLCPICRDQIDTRIKLY comes from the exons ATGGGTGGCAAAAGTTCAAAGAGATCTGTTTCAGGTCGTTATGCATCATATGGCTCGACCTCAAATTCATGGGCCTATCCGCAACCATCGTATCCTCAACCTCCAGTGAGCCAACCGTATGCTTCACCTTCTCCATATCAAAGCTATCCTAATCAAGCTCCCGCAGTTAAGAAGAAACTCGAGAGAAAATATTCAAGAATCGATGATAACTACAACAACTTAGAGCAGGTTACAGATGCCCTGGCGCGTGCGGGTTTGGAATCATCAAATTTGATTGTCGGTGTAGATTTCACCAAAAGCAACGAATGGACAG GTGCAAGATCGTTTCATAGAAGATGCTTGCATCACATTGGAAACGAAATGAATCCTTATGAAGAAGCAATTTCGATAATTGGAAGGACATTAGCTTCCTTCGATGAGGATAATTTAATTCCTTGTTTTGGATTTGGAGATG CTTCAACGCATGATCAAGAAGTCTTCAGTTTCCTTCCGGATGATAAATTTTGTGATGGATTTGAAGAGGTTTTAAGAAGATACAGAGAATTAGTACCTCAACTACGACTTGCAG GACCTACCTCATTTGCACCTATTATTGAAATGGCTATCACTATTGTTGAGCAAAGTGGTGGTCAATATCATGTCTTATTAATAATAGCCGATGGGCAG GTCACGAGAAGCGTTGACACGGAACGCGGTCAACTAAGTCAACAGGAAAGGAAAACTGTCGAAGCAATTGTGAAAGCTAG TGAGTACCCGTTGTCAATAATTCTAGTTGGAGTTGGAGATGGACCATGGGACATGATGAGGGAATTTGACGATAATATCCCTGCCCGATCTTTTGACAATTTTCAG tTTGTGAATTTTACAGAAATAATGTCAAAGAATATCGATCGGTCTAGGAAGGAAGCGGAGTTTGCTCTTGCAGCCTTGATGGAAATACCAGCACAGTACAAGGCAACATTAGAGCTCAACATTTTAGG TGGTCGTAGAGGAAAAGCCATAGATCGGATAGCTCTTCCTCCACCTTGTTATGGTTCGGTGTCTTCACGTGCATCATCAAAGCCATCGGGACCCACTACCTTCCAACCCTCTTCACACTCGTTTCAAGcaaagtcaacaccggtcaacaaAAGTTATGCTGGAGGTTCCTCTTCTGATAACCAA CTTTGCCCGATTTGCATAAGCAACCCGAAAGATATGGCTTTCGGCTGTGGACACCAG ACGTGTTGTGAATGTGGGAAAGATCTTCTGTTGTGCCCTATATGTCGGGATCAAATAGACACAAGGATTAAGCTTTACTGA